The following coding sequences are from one Ficedula albicollis isolate OC2 chromosome 17, FicAlb1.5, whole genome shotgun sequence window:
- the PLPP7 gene encoding inactive phospholipid phosphatase 7, translated as MPASQPRSRARDRNNVLNRAEFLSLNQPLKGNQESRSSSRKQNGQAGAAGGQGSSPKERRQSQQLPEEDCMQLNPSFKGIAFNSLLAIDICMSKRLGVCASRASSWGGARSMINLLGITGHGIPWIAGTLICLVKSSTLAGQEVLMNLLLALLLDIMIVAGLQKLAKRKGPYDITPGLLDYLTMDTYAFPAGHASRVAMLSKFFLNHLVLAIPLRILLVLWALCVGFSRVMIGRHHITDVLSGFAFGYLQFRLVELIWMSSNTCQMLISIW; from the exons ATGCCAGCATCCCAGCCACGGTCCAGGGCCAGAGACAGGAACAATGTCCTCAACAGGGCTGAGTTCCTCTCCCTGAATCAGCCCTTGAAGGGGaaccaggagagcaggagctccagcaggaaGCAGAATGGCCAGGCTGGGGCGGCTggtggccagggcagcagccccaaGGAGCGGCGGCAGTCGCAGCAGCTGCCCGAGGAGGATTGCATGCAGCTCAACCCCTCCTTCAAGGGAATCGCCTTCAACTCGCTGCTGGCCATCGACATCTGCATGTCCAAGAGGCTGGGGgtgtgtgccagcagagcctcctCCTGGGGAGGCGCCCGCTCCATGATCAACCTGCTGGGGATAACGGGGCACGGCATCCCCTGGATCGCGGGCACGCTCATCTGCCTGGTGAAGAGCAGCACGCTGGCAGGCCAGGAGGTCCTCATGAACCTGCTGCTAG ccctgctcctggatATCATGATTGTGGCGGGTCTGCAGAAGCTGGCCAAGAGGAAGGGCCCGTACGACATCACCCCCGGCCTGTTGGACTACCTGACCATGGACACGTACGCCTTTCCCGCCGGCCACGCCAGCAGGGTGGCCATGCTCTCCAAGTTCTTCCTCAACCACCTGGTGCTGGCCATCCCCCTGCGCATCCTGCTGGTGCTCTGGGCCCTCTGCGTGGGCTTCTCGCGCGTCATGATCGGCCGGCACCACATCACAGACGTGCTCTCGGGCTTCGCCTTCGGCTACCTGCAGTTCAGGCTGGTGGAGTTGATATGGATGTCTTCCAACACGTGTCAGATGTTGATATCCATCTGGTGA